The Cellulosimicrobium cellulans genome contains the following window.
GCACGACGAGCCGCACGGTGTGGAGCCCCGGCTCGGCGTCCGCGGGTGCGGCGAGCGTGACCGTGCCCTCGACCGTGGCCGGCAGGCCGGCGGACTCGGCGGTCCAGTCGGCGAGGTCGGTCGTCGCGGTGACCGCGCCGTCGGACGTCACCGCGAGCGTCCCGCTGGACGTCCCCGCGCCCTGCGCGACGACCTGGACGGCGACGTCGGTCTGCCCGCCCGGCGTGAGGACCGGCTGTCGCGGCGTCGCCCCGACGAACAGGCGCTCGACCGTGCCGTCCGCGGGCACGACGGCGCCCGGCGAGGCCGCGGGGTCGGTCGCCCACGCGGACGGCTCGGTGCCGACGGTCACGTCGAGCGTGCCCGCCGCGGTGAGCTCGTCACCCGTGACCCAGGCGCGGTCGAGCGGCTCGCCGCCGAGCGACACGGACTGCGTGTAGTGCGCGTCGGGCGCGACACCGTCCGCCGTGAGGTGCAGCGAGTCCCGACCGAAGACCTCGGGGTCGAGCGTGATGGTCACGTCGTCGAACAGCGGGGTCGTCAGGCCCCACAGGTCGGTGCCCGGCACGATCGGGTACACGCCGATCGACGACAGCACGTGCCAGGCGGACATGGTGCCGAGGTCGTCGTTGCCCGTGACGCCGTCGGGGCCGTCGGTGAACAGCGTCGACGCGGCGCGCACGACGTCCGTCGTCTTCCAGGGCTGCCCGGTCCACAGGTAGACGTACGGCGCGTGGAGGTTCGGCTCGTTGTTCGGGTTGTAGGTCTCCCAGCCGTAGTAGTCGTACGTGCCGTTGACCCAGACCTCGCTCGCGACGCGCGCGGGGTCGGCGACGAGTTCGTCGTACGCGAAGAACGCGTCGAGGCGGTCGATCGCGGCGTCGGTACCGCCCATGAGGTCGAACAGGCCCGGCACGTCCTGCGGCACGAGCCACTGGTACTGGACGGCCGTGCCCTCGTGGAACCCGTCGGAGTGCGCGGGGTCCGCGTCGCCGACGAAGAAGCCGTCGGCGCTGCGCGCCCGGAAGTTGCCCGTGCGCGGGTCGAAGACGTTGCGGTAGCTCTGGCCGCGGGCCGCGTACCGGTCGGCGTCCTCGTCGTGGCCGAGGCCGCGCGCCATCGTCGAAAGCATCGCGTCGGCGAGGGCGTACTCCATGGTCGCCGAGGCGCCGTGCTGGAGGTCGTAGTCCCCCGGCTTGCCGGAGCGCGCGGGCTCGTGCGGGACGAACCCGTCGCGCAGGTACTCGACGTTCGCCGCGCGTCCGTTGAACGGCGAGTCGGCGGGCGGGACGCCGTCGGCGTTCTGCTGCAGGACGGCGTACGTCTCCTCCTCGTGGCCCGCGAGCAGGCCCTGCCGCCAGGCGCTGACGAGGAACGGCGTCGCCGGGTCGCCGGTCATGATGTTCGTCTCGACCGTGCCGTAGCCCCAGCGCGGGAGCCAGCCGCCCTGCTGGCCCTGGCGCACGAGGGAGAGCGCCATGTCGGCAGACTCGTCGGGCGCGAGCAGGTACAGGAGCTGCTGCTGGGTGCGGTACGTGTCCCAGAGCGAGTAGTTCTGGTAGTACGTGAAGTCCGGTTCCGCGGCGTGGACCTCCTGGTCCCAGCCGCGGTAGCGCCCGTCGACGTCGGAGCCGACGTTCGGCGCGAGGAAGCTGCGGTAGAGCGACGAGTAGAACGTGCGCAGGTCGTCCTCGGCCCCCTGCCCGACCTGCACGAGGCCGAGGCGCTCCTCCCAGGCCGAGCGCGCGGCGTCGTGCACGGCGTCGAACGTGCCGGTCTCCGCCGCGAGGTTCGCCGCGGCGCCGTCGGCGCCGACGTAGCTCATCGCGGTGACGGCCTCGACGTCGAGGTCGCCGCCCGTGGTGTCGAACGTGACGTACGCGCCGCGCCGCCCCTCGCCCCCGGACGCGGCGTCCGAGCCCGCGGTGACGGTCGCGCCATCCCACGTGCCGTGCGCGACGAAGGGGCGGTCGAAGGTCGTGCGGGTCCAGATCGTCTGCGGCTCGGTGTCCTGGCAGAAGCCGCGCACGGTGATCCGGGTCTCGACCGTGCGGTCGTCGACGACGCGCACGTCGGACTCCGTCACGCGGTTGAGCGCCTGGCCAGCGTTGAGCAGGACGTTGGCCTGCGCCGTCGCGGGGAACGTGTACCGCTGGACGCCCGTGCGCGCGGTCGCGGTGAGCTCGGCCTCGATCGTGCCCGCGGCGGCCTGGAGGCCGACGCGGTAGTACCCCGGCGAGGCCTCCTCGTCGTCGTGCGAGAAGCCGAGCGCGTACTGGCCGTAGTCGGTGGACGTGATCGCGCCCGTCGTCGGCAGGGTCGGGAGCGGGCCGCCGAGGCCGCAGCCGACGCCCGACAGGTGCACGAGCGAGAACCCGCGCACCGACGTGCGGTCGTAGTCGTACCCGACGTTGTGGCCGTTGTCCGGCGAGAGCTGCACCATGCCGAACGGCACGGCGGCGCCGGGGTAGGTGTTGCCGTCGTCCTTGGTCCCGATGAACGGGTTCACGTAGTCGACCAGCGGGCCGTCGACGGCGGCAGCGGCGGCATCGGACCCCGTCGCTGCCTCCGTCCCGGTGGCGGTCGCGGGCGACGCCCCGATCCCGGGCGCGGCGTACGCAGCCAGCGGGAGCGCGAGGCTCGCCGCGGTGGCGAGGGCGACGACGGCGCCGCCCGCGCGACGCCGGTGTCCGCCGGGACGCGGCGGACGAGAGCGGGACGGTCCGGTACGGGCCGGGAATGGATCGCGATCAGCGTTGACAGCGCTGTCTGTCCGCATGTGGTGCTCCCCTTGGTCCCACGGCGGCGTGGGGTCGGTGGTCATCGATGACTCGGAGGCCGGGACCGGCCTCGACGCCGGTCCCGCGGCATACCCTCGCACACGTTGACAGCGCTATCAACCCCTTGTGCCCCGATCTCCCGATCTTCCGAACCCGGGGTCGTCCCCCAGTCCGGCGGGGAACCGGGGAACAACCCCGGGTTCGGCAGCGCCAGATCCGCACCGACCCCGCGGCCGGTGCGACGGGCTGCCGACGACCCCGGTGCTCCACACCTGACAGACTCGTCCCGTGACCACCACGACCGGCCGCACCCCGGCTCTCCTCGCGCACGTGCCCGCCCCGACGGGCAAGGCCCCCGACCCGGACGCGCTCTACGAGGGGTTCACCACCTGGGCGACCGAGCAGGGTCTGGAGCTGTACCCGCACCAGAGCGAGGCGCTCATCGAGCTGGTCACCGGCTCGCACGTCATCCTGTCGACGCCCACGGGCTCGGGGAAGTCGCTCGTCGCGATGGGCGCGCAGTTCGCCGCGCTCGCCGCGCACCGGTCAGGCCGCGGCGGCCGCACGTACTACACCGCGCCGCTCAAGGCGCTCGTGAGCGAGAAGTTCTTCGCGCTCGTCGCGGCGTTCGGGTCCAAGAACGTCGGCATGACGACGGGCGACTCCGCCGTGAACCCCGACGCCCCGATCATCTGCTGCACGGCGGAGATCCTCGCGAACATCGCGCTGCGCCGCGGCGGCGGTGACGGTGTCGCCGACGGACCTGTCGACGACGACGCGATCTCCCAGGTCGTCATGGACGAGTTCCACTTCTACGCCGACCCGCAGCGCGGCTGGGCGTGGCAGGTCCCCCTGCTCGAGCTGCCGAACACCCAGTTCCTGCTCATGTCCGCGACGCTCGGCGACACCACGCGGTTCGTCGAGGAGCTCGAGGAGCGCACGGGGCGCCCCGTCGCCGAGGTCACCACGGCCGAGCGGCCGGTCCCGCTGCACTTCAGCTACGTCGTCGAGCCGCTCACCGAGGTCATCGAGGAGCTCGTCAGCACGCGCCGCGCCCCCGTGTACGTCGTGCACTTCACGCAGAAGGACGCCGTCGAGCGCGCGCAGTCGCTGC
Protein-coding sequences here:
- a CDS encoding GH92 family glycosyl hydrolase, whose product is MRTDSAVNADRDPFPARTGPSRSRPPRPGGHRRRAGGAVVALATAASLALPLAAYAAPGIGASPATATGTEAATGSDAAAAAVDGPLVDYVNPFIGTKDDGNTYPGAAVPFGMVQLSPDNGHNVGYDYDRTSVRGFSLVHLSGVGCGLGGPLPTLPTTGAITSTDYGQYALGFSHDDEEASPGYYRVGLQAAAGTIEAELTATARTGVQRYTFPATAQANVLLNAGQALNRVTESDVRVVDDRTVETRITVRGFCQDTEPQTIWTRTTFDRPFVAHGTWDGATVTAGSDAASGGEGRRGAYVTFDTTGGDLDVEAVTAMSYVGADGAAANLAAETGTFDAVHDAARSAWEERLGLVQVGQGAEDDLRTFYSSLYRSFLAPNVGSDVDGRYRGWDQEVHAAEPDFTYYQNYSLWDTYRTQQQLLYLLAPDESADMALSLVRQGQQGGWLPRWGYGTVETNIMTGDPATPFLVSAWRQGLLAGHEEETYAVLQQNADGVPPADSPFNGRAANVEYLRDGFVPHEPARSGKPGDYDLQHGASATMEYALADAMLSTMARGLGHDEDADRYAARGQSYRNVFDPRTGNFRARSADGFFVGDADPAHSDGFHEGTAVQYQWLVPQDVPGLFDLMGGTDAAIDRLDAFFAYDELVADPARVASEVWVNGTYDYYGWETYNPNNEPNLHAPYVYLWTGQPWKTTDVVRAASTLFTDGPDGVTGNDDLGTMSAWHVLSSIGVYPIVPGTDLWGLTTPLFDDVTITLDPEVFGRDSLHLTADGVAPDAHYTQSVSLGGEPLDRAWVTGDELTAAGTLDVTVGTEPSAWATDPAASPGAVVPADGTVERLFVGATPRQPVLTPGGQTDVAVQVVAQGAGTSSGTLAVTSDGAVTATTDLADWTAESAGLPATVEGTVTLAAPADAEPGLHTVRLVVRDAAGTEAVREVQVVVSGESWIAGAFDNVGIGDAGAANANLDGSGAYLLRDLLADLGAVQGLELTVPGTDLTYTLGAPPAGTPDNVAASGEVLEVPEHLRSARHLSVVGTSTHGTHGGGLVLGFADGTSQTVDVRLSDWCTGSPEPGNITVAKAGARGDRENVQKIGCGLYATAPVAIPDGKVLTSVTLPDDERFHVFAIATDATGVVPAPQVEVTAQARCLAGKAFVAVRALNTGEQAAAIELATPYGSKLFGDVAPGANAYQSFATRAAGVEAGEVTVTVTTPDGEPQQVTAAYAAAACS